The Ptychodera flava strain L36383 chromosome 14, AS_Pfla_20210202, whole genome shotgun sequence genome segment ttaccctatgcattacattggactactatgtgcagtttatgtgaagatttcagtgcagatatgcacagtatccacagtttttttcttttccacATGGCGCTGCGATTAAacgtttgggcaaacatttaatcacagtgtaatcattatcttgttcaaaattgcatatacagtCCCAGTGGGTaattaataataagtgtatacacacacctaaattagtacattctcaaaAACTTATTATTGCTTGAATTATagaaataatgctaaaagacaCAGCTAGGGGGCCTTTAATTTCTCTTTCACCGTGACTCAAACTTTAAGAGAAGAGGAAAGATGCAttcttgaaattttaattttgtggtgtgaacttggtTTAAAAGATGAGCGTGACTGGTGAGGCACGATAGTTACAAGACATGTATGCAAGTACAAAacttggatatatatatatttttaatctcaaattttcacattttacccacacttaaaattttttttttccgttcTTGCTGAAATTTTTCCAGGCGTGGTACCTGCCTTGCCATCAAAGCCGCCTACTGGCCTCCACCCAACAGCCCAATCACAGCCTGTGCGGGGAATCTCAGTAAACCAGCTGCACCGCAGGGGACCATTCAAGAAGAAGGAAAACCCTCACGCCAAACATGCAATGGACAAACGACCCCAGCTCAGGGGGGTGGTGCTGAAGACATTGATTCGCAAGCCTAAGAAGCCCAACTCTGCCAATCGCAAGTGTGCCAAAGTGCGACTCTCCAATGGCAAGGAAGTGATTGCTTTCATACCCGGCGAGGGACACAACTTGCAAGAGCATAACATTGTCCTGGTAGAGGGCGGTAGAACACAGGACTTGCCCGGAGTAAAACACACCATTATTAGAGGAAAGTACGACTGCAGCCATATCATGAAGAAAAAGTGATCAAAGTGTAAACTTTAAAACACTGGTGCATGTTTGATACTGTAACAATACATTATTAAAGAAATGATTTggccattttttaaaaatataaatgaataaatgtaaaattaGTGGTAAACAGCCTAAGAGAAGAATTGAATTCATAAAAAGTGTACAGGTTAAATTCTACAATACATGTTGGTCATACATGCTGACCACTCACAATGCtaacagtcagtcagtcagtctgtctgtccacAGTGCTGCACAATATTTAGACCATCAGAGTGTCATTCAagcttgaaattttcaaaagacaCACAACTCTACGCAAAGGGAACATACGGGCCATGTTGCTAAATGTGGAAAGTCATAAAAAAGCCGAGCATCGTTTGTTCAGTTTTATTTACCTCGGCACTGAAGGCCGTAAAATAACataattcagaaaatatacagGTATGGGTGAAGTAACTGGGGTGAATAATACTCTCTTTGTTTGCGATGTCAAAACTGTGAAGAAGGTGTACAAAGGGCATATATAGTAACtccatttgaaataaaatggcGTCACAGCAGAATAACATATCTGCTCCTGTTGACAGCATTATTAATTCTTGCTGGTATCTGGTTTTTGTGGACATTCAAAAGTGTTCTCACTGGAAAGCCCCAAATAGCATATGAGGCCATTGTTACTGCAAGGTCCCAGCATGACTCAAGGTTACCTCCGTTTTTAGCGTTGCGAACAATACTTCTATGGTTTTTTGTACCAGTAATTTATTTCAGAAATTGGAAAGCTAACCAGTGGATGTTGTTCTGGCTGTTCTCTGTGCCTGTAAGGGAAGCAAAAATATTGGCAGCCATTTCCAGTTGATGCTGCATTGTTTATACGTCAGAGTGGAAATCTAGTAGATA includes the following:
- the LOC139150144 gene encoding small ribosomal subunit protein uS12m-like; its protein translation is MQSLRSLVFNMARTAWLSSTRTGVVPALPSKPPTGLHPTAQSQPVRGISVNQLHRRGPFKKKENPHAKHAMDKRPQLRGVVLKTLIRKPKKPNSANRKCAKVRLSNGKEVIAFIPGEGHNLQEHNIVLVEGGRTQDLPGVKHTIIRGKYDCSHIMKKK